The Streptomyces sp. NBC_01268 genome window below encodes:
- a CDS encoding class F sortase, which yields MSNSSKGWGIAVAACVGLWLIQNGSGDVTPPVPSAAQAFAAGPGVHTDAAADPLPPSQPLRMRIPEIDVDTPLTALGLDSSGSLEVPPASDRNLAGWYEDGTRPGAKGTAIVAGHVDNDRGPAVFYALGALKKGHRVEVLRQDGRTAVFTIDAVEVYDKDHFPDAKVYGEADRAEIRVITCGGGFSKKAGGYQGNVVAFGHLIGVR from the coding sequence GTGAGCAACAGCAGCAAGGGCTGGGGCATAGCAGTCGCGGCCTGCGTCGGCCTCTGGCTGATCCAGAACGGTTCGGGCGACGTCACCCCGCCCGTCCCGTCCGCGGCCCAGGCCTTCGCCGCCGGTCCCGGCGTCCACACCGACGCCGCCGCCGACCCGCTGCCGCCCTCGCAACCGCTCCGCATGCGCATCCCCGAGATCGACGTCGACACGCCCCTGACCGCCCTCGGGCTCGACTCCTCGGGCTCCCTGGAGGTGCCGCCGGCGTCCGACCGCAACCTGGCCGGCTGGTACGAGGACGGCACCCGGCCCGGCGCCAAGGGCACTGCGATCGTGGCGGGCCACGTCGACAACGACCGGGGCCCGGCGGTCTTCTACGCGCTGGGCGCCCTGAAGAAGGGCCACCGCGTCGAGGTGCTCCGGCAGGACGGCCGGACGGCGGTGTTCACGATCGACGCGGTCGAGGTCTACGACAAGGACCACTTCCCCGACGCCAAGGTGTACGGGGAGGCGGACCGGGCCGAGATCCGGGTGATCACCTGCGGCGGAGGCTTCTCGAAGAAGGCCGGCGGCTACCAGGGAAACGTGGTCGCCTTCGGGCACCTCATCGGGGTCCGCTAG
- a CDS encoding TSUP family transporter — translation MPDISLTTVVLLCLAALVAGWIDAVVGGGGLLLLPALLLGLPHLPAAQILGTNKAVAIVGTSGAAVTYVRKTPVQVGRAVRIGLAALTGSMAGAFFAAGISSEVLRPVIMVVLVGVAAFVLFRPSFGTLAEGEERAPLTRARIVTSIVVVGGGIGFYDGLFGPGTGTFLVLALTAVLHLDLVTASATAKIVNVCTNVGALAMFAYHGSVLWQLAAVMAVFNLTGGMIGARMALSKGSEFVRGVLLVVVFSLVAKLAFDQWA, via the coding sequence ATGCCTGACATATCCCTGACCACTGTTGTCCTGCTCTGCCTCGCCGCGCTCGTGGCCGGCTGGATCGATGCCGTGGTCGGGGGTGGCGGGCTGCTCCTGCTGCCCGCGCTGCTGCTCGGGCTGCCGCACCTGCCGGCCGCCCAGATCCTCGGGACCAACAAGGCCGTCGCGATCGTCGGAACCTCCGGCGCGGCCGTCACCTATGTCCGCAAGACGCCCGTCCAGGTGGGCCGGGCGGTACGGATCGGGCTCGCCGCGCTGACCGGCTCGATGGCCGGGGCCTTCTTCGCGGCCGGGATCAGCAGCGAGGTGCTGCGCCCGGTGATCATGGTGGTCCTCGTCGGGGTGGCCGCGTTCGTGCTCTTCCGGCCCTCCTTCGGCACCCTCGCGGAGGGCGAGGAGCGGGCGCCGCTCACCCGGGCCCGGATCGTCACCTCGATCGTCGTGGTCGGCGGCGGGATCGGCTTCTACGACGGCCTCTTCGGCCCCGGCACGGGGACCTTCCTGGTCCTCGCCCTGACCGCCGTGCTCCATCTGGACCTGGTGACGGCCTCCGCCACCGCCAAGATCGTCAACGTGTGCACCAACGTGGGCGCGCTCGCGATGTTCGCCTACCACGGCAGCGTGCTGTGGCAGCTGGCGGCGGTCATGGCGGTCTTCAACCTGACGGGCGGGATGATCGGCGCGCGGATGGCGCTGAGCAAGGGGTCCGAGTTCGTCCGCGGAGTGCTGCTGGTCGTGGTCTTCTCGCTGGTCGCGAAGCTGGCCTTCGACCAGTGGGCGTGA
- a CDS encoding ferredoxin reductase family protein, giving the protein MTTEAPHPLYAPLSVSLAPAPEPAPAPRPAPAPEPAPPRLAPDRLRDAVIAGAGAVALCWGVQARPSARLDALFASGAHLTGLLAGYGVLVMLLLMARIPAVEHGVGADRLARWHSLGGRYVLGLVAAHGLLALCGYAVHTGADLLAAVRGLLGYAWVAAACVGTVLFAGVGAASAGPVRRRIRHETWRRIHLLSHLAAALGFVHQLAGPDLAAPVTRWLWAMAHATVGVVLVWYRIVVPVRRALRHDLRVAEVVAEGPDTVSVLVRGRGVAELRAEPGQFFRWRFLRPGLRSTALPFSLSAPVRDDTLRITVKACGDHTRRIRRLRPGTRVVATGPFGALTAHRRTRRKVLLLAGGVGITPLRALFETLPGGPGDLTLLYRASDAAGLVFRAELEAIAQERGAALHFLLGPSDAAFDPLAPRALRNLVPELAAHDVYLCGPPGMARAATASLTRAGVPARRIHSEDFSHA; this is encoded by the coding sequence GTGACCACCGAGGCCCCGCACCCTCTCTACGCCCCGCTGTCCGTGTCGCTGGCTCCCGCCCCCGAGCCCGCCCCCGCCCCCCGGCCCGCCCCCGCCCCCGAGCCCGCGCCGCCCCGGCTCGCCCCCGACCGGCTCCGTGACGCCGTCATCGCGGGCGCCGGAGCCGTCGCCCTCTGCTGGGGCGTGCAGGCCCGGCCGTCCGCGCGGCTCGACGCCCTGTTCGCGAGCGGCGCCCACCTCACCGGGCTGCTCGCCGGGTACGGGGTGCTCGTCATGCTGCTGCTCATGGCCCGGATCCCGGCCGTCGAGCACGGAGTCGGCGCCGACCGGCTCGCGCGCTGGCACTCCCTCGGCGGGCGGTACGTCCTCGGACTCGTCGCCGCCCACGGCCTGCTCGCCCTGTGCGGCTACGCCGTCCACACCGGCGCCGACCTGCTCGCCGCCGTCCGGGGCCTGCTCGGCTACGCGTGGGTCGCCGCCGCCTGCGTGGGCACGGTCCTCTTCGCCGGCGTCGGCGCGGCCTCCGCCGGGCCGGTGCGCCGCAGGATCCGGCACGAGACCTGGCGCCGGATCCATCTGCTCAGCCACCTCGCGGCCGCCCTCGGCTTCGTGCACCAGCTCGCCGGGCCGGACCTCGCCGCCCCGGTCACCCGCTGGCTGTGGGCGATGGCGCACGCCACGGTCGGCGTCGTCCTCGTCTGGTACCGGATCGTCGTCCCCGTCCGGCGCGCCCTCCGGCACGACCTGCGCGTCGCCGAGGTCGTCGCCGAGGGACCCGACACGGTCTCCGTCCTCGTCCGGGGCAGGGGAGTGGCCGAGCTGCGGGCCGAGCCCGGGCAGTTCTTCCGCTGGCGCTTCCTGCGCCCCGGGCTGCGCTCCACCGCCCTGCCCTTCTCGCTCTCCGCGCCCGTCCGCGACGACACCCTGCGGATCACGGTGAAGGCGTGCGGCGACCACACCCGCCGGATCCGGCGGCTGCGGCCCGGCACCCGCGTCGTGGCCACCGGCCCGTTCGGCGCGCTCACCGCCCACCGGCGCACCCGCCGCAAGGTGCTGCTGCTCGCCGGAGGCGTCGGCATCACCCCGCTGCGGGCCCTGTTCGAGACCCTGCCCGGCGGTCCCGGCGACCTCACCCTCCTCTACCGGGCCTCCGACGCCGCCGGGCTCGTGTTCCGCGCCGAACTGGAGGCCATCGCCCAGGAACGCGGGGCGGCCCTGCACTTCCTGCTCGGCCCGTCCGACGCGGCCTTCGACCCGCTCGCGCCCCGCGCCCTGCGCAACCTGGTGCCGGAGCTGGCCGCGCACGACGTCTACCTGTGCGGGCCGCCCGGGATGGCCCGGGCGGCGACCGCCTCCCTGACCAGGGCCGGCGTGCCGGCCCGCCGCATCCACAGCGAGGACTTCAGCCATGCCTAG
- a CDS encoding NAD(P)/FAD-dependent oxidoreductase gives MSTRIVVVGGGTAGARLAQRLPVTLLGEEPHAPYNRVLLADVLAGRYGPEVIALPGTREPARLGVRAVRIDRAARTVECADGSLVGYDRLVLATGSAPVLPPLRGLRGAELPAGVHPFRTLDDCLALQALVRPGTRAVVVGGGLLGVSAARALAALGAEVVLTQQGEHLMEGQLDRTSSALLQEHLEARGVEVHTECRVSGLRRHQGAVTAVELADGYVLDADVVILACGVRPRVALAREAGLDVRRGIVVDDELRTSDPRIHAIGDCAEHRDRVYGLAGPALDQADVLADLLAAEADGGGRGTGPLAAPRYTGTRALTRLTLSGPAADTLDLATFGETTPTPGDDVVQLTDATRRAYRKVVVRGDRLVGGVLLGDLASVGTLARTWEGDEALPEDAPLLHLLSHDGGS, from the coding sequence ATGAGTACACGGATCGTGGTGGTCGGCGGCGGGACGGCGGGCGCCCGGCTGGCGCAGCGCCTGCCGGTGACGCTCCTCGGCGAGGAGCCGCACGCGCCGTACAACAGGGTGCTGCTGGCGGACGTCCTCGCAGGTCGTTACGGGCCCGAGGTCATCGCGCTGCCCGGGACGCGGGAGCCGGCCCGGCTCGGCGTCCGGGCGGTGCGGATCGACCGCGCGGCCCGCACGGTGGAGTGCGCGGACGGCTCGCTGGTCGGATACGACCGGCTGGTCCTGGCGACCGGCTCGGCCCCGGTGCTGCCGCCGCTGCGCGGCCTGCGCGGCGCCGAACTCCCGGCGGGCGTCCACCCGTTCCGCACCCTGGACGACTGCCTGGCCCTCCAGGCGCTCGTCCGCCCCGGCACCCGTGCCGTGGTCGTCGGCGGCGGTCTGCTGGGCGTCTCGGCGGCCCGTGCGCTGGCGGCCCTGGGCGCCGAGGTGGTCCTCACCCAGCAGGGCGAACACCTGATGGAGGGCCAGCTGGACCGGACCTCCTCGGCCCTGCTCCAGGAGCATCTGGAGGCCCGGGGCGTGGAGGTGCACACCGAGTGCCGCGTGAGCGGACTGCGGCGGCACCAGGGAGCGGTGACCGCGGTCGAACTGGCCGACGGCTACGTCCTGGACGCCGACGTGGTGATCCTGGCCTGCGGGGTCCGCCCCCGGGTGGCGCTGGCCCGGGAGGCCGGCCTGGACGTGCGCCGGGGCATCGTCGTCGACGACGAGCTGCGCACCTCCGACCCCCGCATCCACGCGATCGGCGACTGCGCGGAACACCGGGACCGGGTCTACGGTCTGGCGGGCCCGGCCCTGGACCAGGCGGACGTGCTGGCCGACCTGCTCGCGGCGGAGGCCGACGGCGGCGGGAGGGGCACCGGGCCGCTCGCCGCCCCCCGCTATACCGGCACCCGCGCCCTGACCCGTCTCACCCTGTCGGGCCCGGCGGCCGACACCCTCGACCTGGCGACCTTCGGCGAGACGACGCCCACGCCCGGCGACGACGTCGTGCAGCTCACCGACGCCACCCGCCGCGCCTACCGCAAGGTCGTCGTCCGCGGCGACCGGCTGGTGGGCGGCGTCCTGCTCGGCGACCTGGCCTCGGTCGGGACGCTGGCCCGGACCTGGGAGGGCGACGAGGCCCTTCCCGAAGACGCTCCTCTGCTCCACCTGCTCAGCCACGACGGAGGCTCCTGA
- the nirB gene encoding nitrite reductase large subunit NirB has product MTTAPIPTIVLVGHGMVGQRFLEALAERDVTARARIVVLCEEPRPAYDRVQLTSYFSGKTPDDLSMVEAGFMEKHGIELHTSHAAAAIDRDARTVTTTGGRTFGYDTLVLATGSYPFVPPVPGKDARGCFVYRTIEDLLAIEEYAKGATTGAVVGGGLLGLEAAGALKGLGLDTHVVEFAPRLMPVQVDEGGGAALLRTIERMGLTVHTGTGTQEVVTEDGAVTGMRLSDGSELRTDLVVFSAGVRPRDQLARESGLTVGERGGIAVDEHCRTSDPRVFAIGECALASDGRVYGLVAPGYEMAQTVAAAIAEESTKGFTGADLSTKLKLLGVDVASFGDAHGATEGCLDVVYSDSRSGVYKKLVVDAEGTLLGGVLVGDADAYGMLRPLTGTKPPVSPEQLVLPAGAGAGAQALGPSALPDDAVICSCHNVTKHAISQCATLPEVKKCTKAGTGCGSCVKVIEKLLPAPAATGLCGCFPYTRSELYEIARTLRVTSFAGLLDSHGREEAKGGEGCEVCKPTVGSILASLAPEIGADGYILDGEQAALQDTNDHFLANLQRNGSYSVVPRIPGGEITPEKLIVIGEVARDFGLYTKITGGQRIDLFGARVEQLPSIWTRLVDAGFESGHAYGKALRTVKSCVGQTWCRYGVQDSVRTAILLELRYRGLRAPHKLKSAVSGCARECAEAQSKDFGVIATANGWNLYVGGNGGATPRHADLLAQDLSDAELFRLIDRFLMFYIRTADRLERTSVWLERLEGGLDHLRDVVVHDSLGLCDELEALMAAHVAGYRDEWAETLDDPERLRRFVSFVNAPEAPDPTVRFVPERDQIKPDLQLLTIGTREGTLTR; this is encoded by the coding sequence ATGACCACCGCGCCCATCCCCACCATCGTCCTGGTCGGCCACGGCATGGTCGGCCAGCGCTTCCTGGAGGCGCTCGCGGAGCGGGACGTCACCGCGCGGGCCCGGATCGTGGTGCTCTGCGAGGAGCCGCGCCCGGCCTACGACCGCGTGCAGCTGACCTCGTACTTCTCGGGGAAGACCCCGGACGACCTGTCGATGGTCGAGGCCGGCTTCATGGAGAAGCACGGCATCGAGCTCCACACCTCGCACGCCGCGGCGGCGATCGACCGGGACGCCCGCACGGTGACGACCACCGGCGGCCGGACCTTCGGCTACGACACCCTGGTCCTGGCCACCGGCTCGTACCCGTTCGTCCCGCCGGTGCCGGGCAAGGACGCCCGGGGCTGCTTCGTCTACCGCACCATCGAGGACCTGCTGGCGATCGAGGAGTACGCGAAGGGCGCCACGACCGGCGCGGTGGTGGGCGGCGGCCTGCTGGGCCTGGAGGCGGCGGGCGCCCTCAAGGGTCTGGGCCTCGACACGCACGTGGTGGAGTTCGCGCCCCGCCTGATGCCGGTGCAGGTCGACGAGGGCGGCGGCGCGGCCCTGCTGCGCACGATCGAGCGGATGGGCCTGACGGTCCACACCGGGACGGGCACCCAGGAGGTCGTCACCGAGGACGGCGCCGTGACGGGCATGCGGCTCTCGGACGGCTCGGAACTGCGCACCGACCTGGTGGTGTTCTCGGCGGGCGTCCGCCCCCGCGACCAGCTGGCCCGCGAGAGCGGCCTCACCGTCGGCGAGCGCGGCGGCATCGCGGTGGACGAGCACTGCCGCACCTCCGACCCGCGGGTGTTCGCGATCGGCGAGTGCGCGCTCGCGTCGGACGGGCGGGTGTACGGGCTGGTGGCGCCGGGCTACGAGATGGCGCAGACGGTGGCGGCGGCGATCGCCGAGGAGAGCACGAAGGGCTTCACCGGCGCGGACCTGTCGACCAAGCTGAAGCTGCTGGGCGTGGACGTGGCGTCGTTCGGCGACGCCCACGGCGCCACGGAGGGCTGCCTCGACGTCGTCTACTCCGACTCGCGCTCCGGGGTCTACAAGAAGCTGGTCGTCGACGCCGAGGGCACGCTGCTCGGCGGCGTCCTGGTCGGCGACGCCGATGCGTACGGCATGCTCCGCCCGCTCACCGGCACGAAGCCGCCGGTCTCGCCGGAGCAGCTGGTGCTCCCGGCGGGGGCGGGCGCCGGGGCGCAGGCGCTCGGCCCGTCCGCGTTGCCGGACGACGCGGTGATCTGCTCCTGCCACAACGTCACCAAGCACGCGATCTCCCAGTGCGCGACGCTGCCCGAGGTGAAGAAGTGCACCAAGGCCGGTACGGGCTGCGGCAGTTGCGTGAAGGTGATCGAGAAGCTGCTGCCGGCGCCCGCCGCGACGGGCCTGTGCGGCTGCTTCCCGTACACCCGCAGCGAGCTGTACGAGATCGCCCGCACCCTGCGGGTGACCTCCTTCGCCGGGCTCCTCGACTCGCACGGCCGGGAGGAGGCGAAGGGCGGGGAGGGCTGCGAGGTGTGCAAGCCGACGGTCGGCTCGATCCTGGCGAGCCTGGCCCCGGAGATCGGGGCGGACGGCTACATCCTGGACGGCGAGCAGGCCGCGCTCCAGGACACCAACGACCACTTCCTGGCCAACCTCCAGCGCAACGGCTCCTATTCGGTGGTCCCGCGCATCCCGGGCGGTGAGATCACCCCGGAGAAGCTGATCGTGATCGGTGAGGTCGCCCGCGACTTCGGCCTCTACACGAAGATCACCGGTGGCCAGCGCATCGACCTGTTCGGCGCCCGCGTCGAGCAGCTCCCCTCGATCTGGACCCGGCTGGTGGACGCGGGCTTCGAGTCGGGGCACGCGTACGGCAAGGCGCTGCGGACGGTGAAGTCCTGCGTGGGCCAGACCTGGTGCCGCTACGGCGTGCAGGACTCGGTGAGGACCGCCATCCTCCTCGAACTGCGCTACCGGGGCCTGCGCGCCCCGCACAAGCTGAAGTCGGCCGTCTCGGGCTGCGCCCGGGAGTGCGCGGAGGCCCAGTCGAAGGACTTCGGGGTGATCGCGACGGCCAACGGCTGGAACCTGTACGTGGGCGGCAACGGGGGCGCGACCCCGCGCCACGCGGACCTGCTGGCGCAGGACCTGTCGGACGCGGAGCTGTTCCGGCTGATCGACCGCTTCCTGATGTTCTACATCCGCACGGCCGACCGCCTGGAGCGCACCTCGGTGTGGCTGGAGCGCCTGGAGGGCGGCCTGGACCACCTGCGGGACGTGGTCGTGCACGACTCGCTGGGGCTGTGCGACGAGCTGGAGGCGCTGATGGCGGCGCACGTGGCCGGCTACCGCGACGAGTGGGCGGAGACCTTGGACGACCCGGAGCGGCTGCGGCGCTTCGTGTCGTTCGTGAACGCGCCGGAGGCGCCGGACCCGACCGTGCGGTTCGTGCCGGAGCGCGACCAGATCAAGCCGGACCTGCAGCTCCTGACCATCGGAACGCGCGAAGGGACCCTGACCCGATGA
- the nirD gene encoding nitrite reductase small subunit NirD encodes MMLELSHSADAWTPVCEEHRLTPGRGVAALLPDGRQAAVFKDRSGRTYAIDNRDPFTGAQVLSRGLTGSAAGRPFVASPLLKQRFDLETGRCLDDEEVSVTVYPVRTTGPADHPHEHLLD; translated from the coding sequence ATGATGCTCGAACTCTCCCACTCCGCCGACGCGTGGACGCCGGTCTGCGAGGAGCACCGGCTCACCCCCGGCCGGGGCGTGGCGGCCCTGCTGCCGGACGGCCGGCAGGCCGCCGTCTTCAAGGACCGGTCGGGCCGGACGTACGCGATCGACAACCGCGACCCGTTCACGGGCGCGCAGGTGCTGTCGCGGGGCCTGACCGGCTCGGCGGCCGGGCGCCCCTTCGTGGCCTCGCCGCTGCTGAAGCAGCGCTTCGACCTGGAGACGGGCCGGTGCCTGGACGACGAGGAGGTGTCGGTGACGGTCTACCCGGTCCGGACGACCGGGCCCGCCGATCACCCGCACGAGCACCTGCTTGACTGA
- a CDS encoding TetR/AcrR family transcriptional regulator, with protein sequence MARTKEFDPDAALRSALDLFWERGYEATSMADLVEHLGIGRASLYATFGNKHELYLKAMERYAQTHDPLLFAELSAPGPALPAVRGLVRRFAAESGADETRLRGCLVTNSAAELGPHDAGVARRVERSWEQLETLLHAALARAAAQGELPADRDPRALARMLLVLLQGLRVVGKASSDPGRVHDAAEQALTLLD encoded by the coding sequence ATGGCCAGAACGAAGGAATTCGACCCGGACGCGGCACTCCGCTCGGCCCTCGACCTGTTCTGGGAGCGGGGGTACGAGGCGACGAGCATGGCCGACCTGGTCGAGCACCTCGGCATCGGCCGTGCGAGCCTCTACGCGACCTTCGGCAACAAGCACGAGCTGTACCTGAAGGCGATGGAGCGGTACGCGCAGACGCACGACCCGCTCCTGTTCGCGGAGCTGTCGGCGCCGGGGCCCGCCCTGCCCGCCGTCCGCGGCCTCGTCCGCCGCTTCGCCGCCGAGTCCGGCGCGGACGAGACCCGGCTGCGCGGCTGCCTGGTCACCAACTCGGCCGCCGAACTGGGCCCGCACGACGCCGGCGTGGCACGCCGCGTGGAGCGCAGCTGGGAGCAGCTGGAGACGCTGCTGCACGCGGCGCTCGCGCGGGCCGCCGCCCAGGGCGAGCTCCCGGCCGACCGGGACCCGCGAGCACTGGCGCGGATGCTGCTGGTGCTGCTGCAGGGCCTGCGGGTGGTCGGCAAGGCGTCGAGCGACCCGGGCCGGGTGCACGACGCGGCGGAACAGGCACTGACACTGCTCGACTGA
- a CDS encoding MFS transporter gives MPSTTTARASTAPASPAQASPAPSPAPAHRPRRPQRSPRPAFALLGTVQATLIFTLASLAVPLPRIGAELRLDRADLILLSAAYGLTFAGLLLFGGRLADRYGGRRALTAGLLVFGVASALAPLTPGYGTLLAARFAQGLGAALVAPAAMGVLRALYPAPAAYGRAMATWGGLAVLGATAGNLLSGVISAAASWRWTFAVPVAVTAAALLLGPRLLPDAAPDQDPTRPARGLDLPGALLATTGITLASYGLVLTDARPWGSADVLVPLLGGLALLAGFALVERRAADPLLPPAFLRDRRRGLGLAAVALTASGTAGVFVLLSLALQEGRDWSALRTSGAFVPFAVALLLAGRAAGPLIRRYGAGRATGAGLGTGAVGLGLLAATGLDPAVPYAYGLLPGLLLLPVGAAVSFAGAAVIATEGVPARDGGLAGGVLNTAMELGPTVVFAAVLTLGTDAASLAATALGFAALAAAASRTR, from the coding sequence ATGCCCAGCACGACCACGGCACGGGCCTCGACGGCTCCCGCCTCACCGGCACAGGCCTCACCGGCACCGTCACCGGCACCCGCGCACCGGCCGCGGCGGCCGCAGCGCTCCCCCCGCCCCGCCTTCGCCCTGCTCGGCACCGTCCAGGCCACCCTGATCTTCACCCTCGCCTCGCTCGCCGTGCCGCTCCCCCGGATCGGCGCCGAACTGCGCCTGGACCGGGCCGATCTCATCCTGCTCAGCGCCGCCTACGGGCTGACCTTCGCCGGGCTGCTGCTCTTCGGCGGCCGGCTCGCCGACCGCTACGGCGGGCGCCGGGCGCTGACCGCCGGGCTCCTCGTCTTCGGCGTCGCCTCCGCCCTCGCCCCGCTCACTCCCGGGTACGGCACGCTGCTCGCCGCCCGGTTCGCCCAGGGACTCGGCGCCGCGCTCGTCGCCCCCGCCGCGATGGGCGTGCTGCGCGCCCTGTACCCGGCGCCCGCCGCGTACGGCAGGGCCATGGCCACCTGGGGCGGCCTCGCCGTGCTCGGCGCGACCGCGGGCAACCTGCTCTCCGGGGTGATCTCGGCCGCCGCCTCCTGGCGCTGGACCTTCGCCGTCCCCGTCGCCGTGACCGCCGCCGCCCTGCTCCTGGGCCCGCGCCTGCTGCCGGACGCGGCACCGGACCAGGACCCCACCCGGCCCGCCCGGGGCCTCGACCTCCCCGGGGCGCTGCTCGCCACCACCGGGATCACGCTCGCCAGTTACGGACTCGTGCTCACCGACGCCCGCCCCTGGGGCTCGGCCGACGTCCTCGTCCCGCTGCTCGGCGGCCTGGCGCTGCTCGCGGGCTTCGCGCTCGTGGAGCGGCGGGCCGCCGATCCGCTGCTGCCGCCCGCGTTCCTGCGCGACCGGCGCCGGGGCCTGGGGCTCGCCGCCGTGGCGCTCACCGCCTCCGGCACCGCCGGGGTCTTCGTCCTGCTGTCGCTGGCGCTCCAGGAGGGCCGCGACTGGTCCGCCCTGCGCACCTCGGGCGCCTTCGTGCCGTTCGCCGTCGCGCTGCTGCTCGCGGGCCGGGCGGCCGGGCCGCTGATCCGGCGGTACGGGGCGGGGCGCGCGACCGGTGCCGGGCTCGGCACCGGGGCCGTGGGCCTCGGGCTGCTCGCGGCCACCGGCCTCGACCCGGCCGTGCCCTACGCGTACGGCCTGCTGCCCGGCCTGCTGCTGCTCCCGGTCGGCGCGGCGGTCTCCTTCGCGGGGGCGGCCGTGATCGCCACCGAGGGGGTGCCGGCCCGGGACGGCGGCCTCGCGGGCGGCGTCCTGAACACCGCGATGGAGCTGGGCCCCACCGTCGTCTTCGCCGCCGTGCTGACCCTCGGCACGGACGCCGCCTCCCTGGCGGCGACGGCCCTCGGCTTCGCGGCCCTGGCCGCGGCGGCCTCGCGCACCAGGTGA
- a CDS encoding SDR family NAD(P)-dependent oxidoreductase, whose product MTSAPFSARFSGRTVLVTGGGTGLGRAIALAFAAEGAKVAVAGRSTATLDETVALIEEAGGTSAAFAADVSDAASMRRLVGATVEAFGGLDAAVNNAGVFRGGHSAADFPLEDWHTLLDINVTGVLHALQAEVAHMRAHGGGAIVNISSNLGPHVRIPGVFGYQVSKAAVSALTRAAALDHVADGIRINAVSPGASESSMSLRPGETEAEREVRMKEESPLGRISSAAEVAAAVLHLASDAAGSTIGADLVVDGGVSA is encoded by the coding sequence ATGACGTCCGCACCCTTCTCCGCACGCTTCTCCGGCCGCACCGTCCTCGTCACCGGCGGCGGCACCGGCCTCGGCCGGGCCATCGCGCTCGCCTTCGCCGCCGAGGGCGCGAAGGTCGCCGTCGCGGGCCGCAGCACCGCCACCCTGGACGAGACGGTGGCGCTGATCGAAGAGGCGGGCGGCACCTCCGCAGCCTTCGCCGCCGACGTGTCGGACGCCGCGTCCATGCGGCGTCTGGTGGGCGCGACGGTCGAGGCCTTCGGCGGTCTCGACGCCGCCGTGAACAACGCGGGGGTCTTCCGCGGCGGTCACTCGGCCGCCGACTTCCCCTTGGAGGACTGGCACACGCTCCTCGACATCAACGTCACCGGCGTCCTGCACGCGCTCCAGGCGGAGGTCGCCCACATGCGCGCCCACGGCGGCGGGGCGATCGTCAACATCTCCTCGAACCTGGGCCCCCACGTGCGCATCCCGGGCGTCTTCGGCTACCAGGTCTCCAAGGCGGCGGTCTCCGCGCTCACCCGGGCCGCCGCGCTCGACCACGTCGCCGACGGCATCCGGATCAACGCGGTCAGCCCGGGTGCCTCGGAGTCCTCGATGTCGCTGCGGCCGGGCGAGACCGAGGCCGAGCGGGAGGTGCGGATGAAGGAGGAGTCGCCGCTGGGGCGGATCTCCTCGGCGGCGGAGGTGGCGGCGGCGGTGCTGCACCTGGCCTCCGACGCGGCCGGTTCGACGATCGGGGCGGACCTGGTCGTCGACGGCGGCGTCTCCGCCTGA
- a CDS encoding VOC family protein: MAQMIFVNLPARDLDATKAFWDKLGFSFNPQFSDETTGCLVISDTIFAMLLAEEKFRTFTAPGKDISDATKNTEVLITLSRDSREAVDELADAALAAGGGAAKEPMDHGFMYGRSFTDLDGHHWEVFWMDPAAVQG, encoded by the coding sequence ATGGCTCAGATGATCTTCGTGAACCTGCCCGCCCGCGACCTCGACGCCACCAAGGCCTTCTGGGACAAGCTGGGCTTCTCCTTCAACCCCCAGTTCTCGGACGAGACGACGGGCTGTCTGGTGATCAGCGACACGATCTTCGCCATGCTGCTCGCCGAGGAGAAGTTCCGGACCTTCACCGCGCCGGGGAAGGACATCTCCGACGCGACGAAGAACACCGAGGTGCTGATCACCCTCAGCCGTGACTCCCGCGAGGCCGTCGACGAGCTGGCCGACGCGGCCCTCGCCGCCGGGGGCGGTGCGGCGAAGGAGCCGATGGACCACGGCTTCATGTACGGGCGTTCCTTCACCGACCTCGACGGGCACCACTGGGAGGTCTTCTGGATGGACCCGGCCGCCGTCCAGGGCTGA